The Sulfurimonas hydrogeniphila genome includes a window with the following:
- a CDS encoding methyl-accepting chemotaxis protein, translating to MTISRGVNKSVQSSLEKIKCVSSDLDLTCNIIVEGNDEISQISKALHVMISAFKETVLSVTDVSRRNQNESERLRDVVITLKENSEVEDGKISVVNELAVDIGSKLDTVEESTVTVTEDLQTTSNFLEEFISKLSTVVESIEEGSSQQQELVQKVSELTEQAKNIKDVLEIISDIADQTNLLALNAAIEAARAGEHGRGFAVVADEVRKLAERTQKSLSEISANVNLITQNVVEIAEETQHTSQSMDQIAESAQELIVASNDTKENLMQTKESSTDVMHQSIYIATKTKELVSTMDEIVVVSTKNNELRTTIEAVVSTLSQDAAALKNELSKFKI from the coding sequence ATGACAATCAGCAGAGGCGTAAACAAAAGCGTGCAAAGCTCTTTGGAAAAAATAAAATGCGTTTCGAGTGATCTTGACCTTACATGTAACATCATTGTAGAAGGCAATGATGAAATTTCCCAAATTTCCAAAGCTTTACATGTAATGATCAGTGCCTTTAAAGAGACAGTTCTGAGTGTTACCGATGTCTCAAGAAGAAACCAAAATGAATCTGAGAGATTACGGGATGTCGTGATTACTTTAAAAGAAAACAGTGAAGTGGAAGACGGCAAAATCAGTGTGGTCAATGAACTGGCGGTAGATATCGGTAGTAAACTCGATACGGTAGAAGAGTCTACTGTGACAGTGACAGAAGATTTACAGACAACATCGAATTTCTTGGAAGAGTTTATAAGCAAACTGAGCACAGTGGTAGAGTCTATAGAAGAGGGCAGTTCACAACAGCAGGAGCTTGTTCAAAAAGTCAGCGAGTTGACAGAACAGGCAAAAAATATCAAAGATGTGCTGGAGATTATTTCAGATATTGCAGATCAGACAAATCTGCTTGCACTCAACGCCGCTATTGAAGCAGCCCGTGCCGGGGAACATGGTCGAGGTTTTGCCGTAGTTGCCGATGAAGTGAGAAAACTTGCCGAGCGTACACAAAAATCCTTAAGCGAAATCAGTGCAAATGTAAATCTCATTACCCAAAATGTAGTTGAAATCGCCGAAGAGACACAGCATACCTCACAAAGTATGGATCAGATTGCAGAATCCGCGCAGGAATTAATCGTAGCATCCAATGATACAAAAGAGAATCTGATGCAGACAAAAGAGAGCTCCACTGATGTCATGCACCAAAGCATATACATAGCAACAAAAACAAAAGAGCTTGTGAGTACGATGGATGAGATTGTTGTTGTTTCTACAAAAAACAATGAGCTGCGCACAACGATAGAAGCTGTTGTCTCAACACTTTCTCAGGATGCCGCTGCTTTAAAAAATGAACTCAGTAAATTTAAAATTTAG
- a CDS encoding malic enzyme-like NAD(P)-binding protein — MAEKPSFKQASLDYHKAKSEFDTNGKIGTLLTKPCTTQEELSMAYSPGVAYPCLEIQKDADLAYEYTNKGNLVAVISDGTAVLGLGDIGHLAGKPVMEGKGVLFKSFANIDAVDIELNTKDTDAIVNIVASMADSFGGINLEDISAPRCFEIEERLKEICNVPVFHDDQHGTAVITTAGLMNVAQMSNKNIQDLKVVIIGAGAAGIACGKMYKALGVKNITMLDSKGVIHSGRSDLNKYKKLFAFETADRSLADAMKNADMVLGLSRPDLVTPQMVKSMSRTNPIIFACANPNPEITPADAKKARPDVIIGTGRSDYPNQVNNVLGFPQIFRGALDVRATKITENMKLAASHALAALAKEPVPKHVKQIHHRENMEFGHEYIIPSPFDRRVLVYVASAVAKAAIQDGVARVKDFDTDAYKIKLQRLADHLDGKI, encoded by the coding sequence ATGGCAGAGAAACCATCATTTAAACAGGCGTCACTGGATTACCACAAAGCCAAAAGCGAGTTTGACACAAACGGAAAAATAGGAACACTGCTGACAAAACCGTGCACAACACAAGAAGAGCTCTCAATGGCCTACAGTCCCGGTGTCGCATATCCGTGTCTGGAGATACAAAAAGATGCAGACCTTGCCTATGAATATACCAACAAAGGAAATCTGGTTGCAGTGATAAGTGACGGCACAGCGGTCCTCGGGCTTGGTGACATCGGTCACTTGGCGGGAAAACCGGTGATGGAGGGTAAAGGTGTTTTGTTCAAATCTTTTGCAAATATTGATGCTGTTGATATTGAACTCAACACAAAAGATACAGATGCAATTGTGAATATTGTTGCATCGATGGCTGACAGTTTTGGCGGTATAAATCTGGAAGATATCTCAGCACCAAGATGTTTTGAAATAGAAGAACGACTCAAAGAGATTTGCAATGTTCCTGTTTTTCATGATGATCAGCATGGGACAGCCGTTATTACAACAGCAGGGCTGATGAATGTTGCCCAAATGAGCAATAAAAATATACAGGATCTCAAAGTCGTCATTATTGGTGCCGGAGCAGCGGGAATTGCCTGCGGGAAAATGTATAAGGCTTTGGGCGTGAAAAATATTACCATGCTTGACTCCAAAGGGGTTATTCACAGCGGCAGAAGCGATCTCAACAAATACAAAAAACTTTTTGCATTTGAGACAGCTGACAGAAGTTTGGCAGATGCAATGAAAAACGCAGATATGGTGCTTGGGCTCTCCCGACCTGACCTTGTCACACCCCAAATGGTAAAATCCATGTCCCGGACAAATCCCATTATTTTTGCCTGTGCAAATCCAAACCCCGAAATTACCCCTGCGGATGCAAAAAAAGCGCGGCCGGATGTGATTATTGGAACCGGCAGAAGTGATTACCCCAATCAGGTAAACAATGTACTCGGTTTTCCGCAGATTTTTCGCGGTGCATTGGATGTAAGAGCAACAAAAATTACTGAAAATATGAAACTTGCAGCTTCACATGCTTTGGCCGCTCTGGCAAAGGAGCCGGTTCCAAAACATGTAAAACAGATACATCACAGAGAAAATATGGAGTTTGGGCACGAGTATATTATTCCCTCGCCTTTTGACAGACGGGTTTTGGTGTATGTCGCTTCCGCGGTTGCCAAAGCAGCGATACAAGACGGTGTTGCCCGTGTAAAGGATTTTGACACTGATGCGTATAAAATAAAACTGCAAAGATTAGCGGATCATTTAGACGGTAAAATTTAA
- a CDS encoding PP2C family protein-serine/threonine phosphatase, with protein MQEKSTDKSLQEKDAYAAYQEELAFQKELNILRNDFYYKMIDSKDISLVDFFYQPLDTLSGDAYSARRINEDKTFYFLVDGMGKGLSASLSAMAVTVFVNHLIDKMIEYENFSLDILIQESMDFMKPILLDEEALSVDYILFDNYSFELEYAKFAMPPFLLEDNAGNVIKIKSNNPPMSKWSETYKIDNCSVKNIHKFLFYSDGIVENNTVEGIVYNSFIENDFIGSFTREEMKKHVLEKIAIQEDDFTFIFINRLELNETTLVSAKVFETTLDAVEEANNWYDGICRNHCSGLAFNELFMNAYEHGNLGIDSEIKHQLLEQDKYFETLVSLEKECTKKITVKIYNIKTASAQYRVTQITDEGEGFDTNQLATIFRNSKKFNGRGVFVSRKNSMGIYYNSKGNSVLFLTKV; from the coding sequence ATGCAGGAAAAGAGTACAGATAAATCATTACAGGAGAAAGATGCCTATGCCGCCTACCAGGAAGAGCTGGCATTTCAAAAAGAGCTCAATATCCTGAGAAATGATTTTTATTACAAGATGATTGATTCTAAAGATATTTCACTGGTAGACTTTTTTTATCAGCCTCTTGACACACTGAGCGGGGATGCCTATTCTGCTCGAAGAATCAATGAAGACAAAACTTTTTACTTTCTTGTTGACGGGATGGGAAAAGGATTGAGTGCTTCACTCAGTGCCATGGCTGTGACAGTCTTTGTCAATCATTTGATAGACAAAATGATAGAGTATGAGAATTTCAGTCTTGATATACTGATTCAAGAGTCTATGGATTTTATGAAGCCTATCTTGCTTGATGAGGAAGCTCTGTCTGTAGACTATATTTTATTTGACAACTACTCTTTTGAATTGGAATATGCCAAATTTGCAATGCCGCCTTTTTTACTTGAGGACAATGCAGGCAATGTGATAAAAATCAAATCAAACAATCCGCCGATGAGCAAGTGGAGCGAAACATACAAGATAGACAATTGCTCTGTAAAAAATATACATAAATTTCTTTTTTACAGTGACGGCATAGTAGAAAACAATACTGTAGAGGGAATCGTATATAACAGTTTTATTGAAAATGATTTTATAGGCTCTTTTACCCGAGAAGAGATGAAAAAACATGTATTGGAAAAAATTGCCATACAGGAAGATGATTTTACTTTTATATTTATCAACAGATTAGAATTAAATGAAACAACACTGGTCAGTGCAAAGGTTTTTGAAACAACGCTGGATGCCGTTGAAGAAGCAAATAACTGGTATGATGGTATTTGTCGGAATCATTGCAGCGGGCTTGCTTTTAATGAACTTTTTATGAATGCATACGAGCATGGAAATCTGGGTATTGATTCTGAAATAAAACATCAGTTGCTTGAGCAGGATAAATATTTTGAGACACTGGTTTCGCTTGAAAAAGAGTGTACAAAAAAAATAACCGTAAAAATATATAATATCAAAACTGCATCTGCCCAATACAGAGTGACACAAATCACAGATGAGGGAGAGGGATTTGACACAAATCAACTGGCGACAATCTTTAGAAATTCAAAAAAATTCAATGGTCGCGGAGTTTTTGTCTCCCGTAAAAACTCTATGGGCATATACTACAACTCAAAAGGCAACAGTGTCCTTTTTCTAACAAAGGTCTAA
- a CDS encoding CvfB family protein, translating into MKKETSPYLELGKMNTLRVDRDTTPGLYLMAEDGNDVLLPGQYVTDDMCENALVDVFLYTDSEDRLVATTDRPLAMLDDFALLEVVDVAPFGAFMNWGLPKDLLVPKMFQKTPFEIGEKRFIRIIYDERTHRLVGTEKLGDFFDRKVKDLAQNKEAEILVISKTPLGFKCIVNGKYEGLIYHNEIFEEIKLGDKKTAYVKTVRKDGNIDLTLRRPGSKKDGSSAQKVLNLLEQNMGIMPYNYKSDAELIKNVFGLSKKEFKRSLTQLQDDGKITVKDTGIYLKAK; encoded by the coding sequence ATGAAAAAAGAGACAAGCCCTTACCTGGAACTGGGCAAAATGAATACCCTGCGTGTCGACAGAGACACAACACCCGGCCTGTACCTTATGGCTGAGGACGGCAATGATGTCCTTCTTCCCGGACAGTATGTCACAGATGATATGTGCGAAAATGCTCTTGTAGATGTTTTTTTATACACAGATTCTGAAGACAGACTGGTAGCCACTACCGACAGACCCCTTGCAATGCTGGATGATTTTGCACTCCTGGAAGTCGTGGATGTGGCTCCTTTCGGTGCTTTTATGAACTGGGGACTGCCAAAAGATTTACTTGTCCCTAAGATGTTTCAAAAAACACCTTTTGAAATCGGCGAAAAAAGATTTATTCGCATCATATATGACGAACGGACACACAGACTCGTCGGCACAGAAAAACTCGGTGATTTTTTTGATCGCAAAGTCAAAGACCTTGCACAGAACAAAGAGGCAGAAATATTAGTCATTTCCAAAACGCCGCTTGGCTTTAAATGTATTGTCAACGGTAAATATGAAGGACTGATATATCACAATGAAATATTTGAAGAGATAAAACTGGGAGACAAAAAGACTGCCTATGTCAAAACAGTGCGCAAAGACGGCAATATCGACCTTACACTCCGGCGTCCCGGCAGTAAAAAAGACGGCTCCTCTGCCCAAAAAGTTCTCAACCTGTTAGAACAGAACATGGGTATTATGCCTTATAATTACAAAAGTGATGCCGAGCTGATTAAAAATGTATTTGGTCTGAGTAAAAAAGAGTTCAAACGCTCTTTGACACAACTTCAGGATGACGGAAAAATTACGGTCAAAGATACCGGTATATATCTCAAGGCAAAGTAA
- a CDS encoding replication-associated recombination protein A, translated as MDFTHLLRPANFDEMTGQEHLTAKDAPLRVLCEKEVIGHSFFYGPAGVGKTSLARVIAKTMQLPFYEFNATSLKVEQLRKIFDQYKNALQKPLIFIDEVHRLSKNQQEVLLPVMENNSVLIIGASTENPFYSLTSAIRSRSMLFELKSISHAGLEKLLLRALNKTNIVLEEDAKEYLIASSGGDARAMLNLLEFAASINETVTLELLQSLRPNALQSGSSEDGVHYDLTSALIKSIRGSDADAAIYYLARLIAGGESADFIARRLVILASEDVGNANPQALTLATSCLTSVSKIGYPEARIILAQAVIYLCASPKSNSAYLAINKALKSVKEGNIAEIPKNITNNHENYLYPHDFGGYVEQNYLAKPMHFVELKEIGYEKKMKEWIKIIKHSSK; from the coding sequence ATGGATTTTACACATCTGCTGCGACCTGCAAATTTTGATGAGATGACAGGACAGGAGCATTTAACAGCAAAAGATGCGCCTTTGCGTGTTTTATGTGAAAAAGAAGTAATTGGTCACAGTTTTTTTTATGGACCTGCCGGTGTCGGAAAGACATCACTTGCCAGAGTCATAGCAAAAACTATGCAGCTCCCTTTTTATGAGTTTAATGCCACTTCGCTGAAGGTCGAACAGCTTCGTAAAATATTTGATCAGTATAAAAATGCTCTGCAAAAGCCGCTTATATTTATAGATGAGGTGCATAGGCTTTCAAAAAATCAGCAGGAGGTTTTATTGCCGGTGATGGAAAACAATTCTGTGCTCATCATAGGCGCTTCAACCGAAAACCCCTTTTATTCGCTTACCTCTGCGATCCGTTCACGCTCTATGCTTTTTGAGCTCAAAAGTATCTCCCATGCCGGTTTGGAAAAACTGTTACTGAGAGCACTGAATAAAACTAATATTGTCCTTGAGGAGGATGCAAAAGAGTACCTCATAGCTTCAAGCGGCGGAGATGCAAGAGCGATGCTCAATCTGTTGGAATTTGCCGCCAGCATCAACGAAACAGTGACTCTGGAGCTGTTGCAGTCGCTCCGTCCCAATGCGCTGCAGTCCGGAAGCAGTGAAGACGGTGTACATTATGACCTGACGTCAGCACTGATTAAGTCTATTCGCGGCAGTGATGCGGATGCAGCGATTTATTACCTTGCACGTTTGATTGCAGGCGGAGAGAGTGCCGATTTTATCGCCAGACGGCTTGTAATCCTGGCAAGCGAAGATGTCGGGAATGCAAACCCGCAGGCTCTGACATTGGCGACCTCCTGCCTGACAAGTGTAAGCAAGATAGGCTATCCGGAGGCAAGAATTATCCTGGCACAGGCGGTTATTTATCTCTGTGCCTCTCCAAAATCCAATTCTGCATATTTGGCAATAAATAAAGCTTTAAAGAGTGTGAAAGAGGGTAACATTGCAGAAATCCCGAAAAATATCACAAACAATCATGAAAACTATTTGTATCCCCACGATTTTGGCGGCTATGTCGAACAAAACTATCTTGCAAAACCGATGCATTTTGTGGAGTTAAAAGAGATAGGCTATGAAAAAAAGATGAAAGAGTGGATTAAAATTATAAAACACTCATCAAAATAA
- a CDS encoding MqnA/MqnD/SBP family protein gives MIFGKIEYLNLLPFHVFMKRFTRSTQQKLQMEYKKNVPAKINDAFLNRRVDAAFISSIKAKKSKHVNLGIIAKEEVRSVIVIPSVQNKTDIESASSNLLAELLHVKGEVLIGDKALRYALVNNNYIDLAQLWNEKYHLPFVFALLCYHKNQKQYKKIEKAFLKREIKIPQYLLQKASKKTNVAPADILEYLQLISYKLDYKAKKGLKKFYKLL, from the coding sequence ATGATTTTTGGAAAAATAGAATACCTCAATCTCTTGCCTTTTCATGTATTTATGAAGCGATTTACACGAAGCACACAGCAAAAGCTACAGATGGAATACAAAAAAAATGTTCCGGCAAAAATAAACGATGCTTTTTTAAACAGACGTGTTGATGCCGCATTTATCTCAAGTATCAAAGCAAAAAAAAGCAAACATGTAAACCTTGGAATCATTGCAAAAGAAGAGGTCAGAAGCGTTATTGTTATTCCTTCGGTACAGAATAAAACAGATATTGAATCTGCTTCATCCAATCTTTTGGCAGAGCTCTTACATGTAAAGGGCGAAGTGCTCATAGGAGACAAAGCATTGCGTTATGCGCTTGTAAATAATAACTATATTGATTTGGCGCAACTGTGGAATGAAAAGTATCATTTGCCTTTTGTTTTTGCGCTTTTATGTTATCACAAAAATCAAAAGCAGTACAAAAAGATAGAAAAAGCATTCCTCAAAAGAGAGATAAAAATTCCGCAGTACCTCCTGCAAAAAGCATCAAAAAAGACAAATGTTGCCCCCGCTGATATACTTGAGTATCTGCAGCTTATCTCTTATAAACTTGACTACAAGGCAAAAAAAGGTCTCAAAAAATTTTATAAATTACTGTAA
- a CDS encoding molybdopterin synthase catalytic subunit, which yields MLQLYNNSLDVPKILQEWYEEEAKSNYGAYIPFVGTVRSEDGIEGLSFDIYEPILEAWFKNWQKKAEEKGAVVKMAHSRGDVMLHESSYIAAVFSPKRRVALELIDEFVEDFKASAPIWKYDLKNGQRVYAKDRSTAIKGSGILGAKQ from the coding sequence TTGTTGCAACTATATAACAATTCACTGGATGTGCCGAAAATCCTGCAGGAATGGTATGAAGAAGAGGCGAAAAGCAACTATGGCGCATATATCCCTTTTGTCGGAACGGTACGCAGCGAAGACGGCATTGAAGGACTGAGTTTTGATATCTATGAACCGATTTTGGAAGCATGGTTTAAAAACTGGCAGAAAAAAGCAGAAGAAAAAGGTGCTGTGGTCAAAATGGCGCACTCCCGCGGAGATGTAATGCTGCATGAATCTTCATATATTGCCGCAGTCTTTTCACCAAAAAGACGGGTGGCGCTGGAACTTATAGACGAATTTGTAGAAGATTTCAAAGCATCCGCGCCGATATGGAAATATGATTTGAAAAACGGACAGAGAGTCTATGCAAAAGACCGCTCAACCGCAATAAAAGGCAGCGGAATTTTAGGAGCAAAACAATGA
- a CDS encoding pseudouridine synthase, with product MRLNKYIAHYSTYSRREADKAVQDGYVRVNGEIETNPATQIQEGVDIVYISGKQVSPQEKYTVIVYNKPKGELVTKNDPKGRRTIYDSLSKEFKHFIPVGRLDFASEGLLLLTDASHVATALMESDLERIYKIKIKGMVTPDMEDAMLNGIYLDDASAGAHSHSKIISMDIKPFIGYKIQKNQPNYSILKVALKEGKNRELRRFFAHFGAEVADLKRVSFAEIELNNLPTGKTRYLTRSEYSALYKFLKEEKKRAREKKRKEEKE from the coding sequence ATGAGACTAAACAAATATATTGCACACTATTCAACCTACTCAAGACGAGAGGCTGACAAAGCTGTCCAGGACGGTTATGTGCGTGTAAACGGAGAGATAGAAACGAATCCTGCAACACAGATACAAGAGGGTGTAGACATTGTCTATATCAGCGGCAAGCAGGTTTCTCCTCAGGAAAAATACACGGTGATTGTGTATAACAAACCAAAAGGCGAGCTTGTAACCAAAAATGACCCAAAAGGCAGACGCACAATTTACGACTCTTTAAGCAAAGAGTTTAAGCATTTTATTCCTGTCGGCCGGCTTGACTTTGCAAGTGAAGGACTGCTGCTTCTGACAGATGCCTCCCATGTAGCGACGGCGCTGATGGAGTCAGATCTTGAGAGAATTTACAAGATTAAAATCAAAGGGATGGTGACTCCGGATATGGAGGATGCCATGCTCAACGGGATCTATCTGGATGATGCAAGTGCCGGAGCGCATTCGCATTCCAAAATTATCTCAATGGACATAAAACCTTTTATAGGCTATAAGATTCAAAAGAATCAGCCCAACTACTCCATCCTCAAAGTAGCGCTAAAAGAGGGGAAAAACCGTGAACTTCGCCGCTTTTTTGCACACTTTGGCGCAGAGGTGGCTGATCTCAAACGTGTAAGTTTTGCTGAAATCGAACTAAACAACCTGCCAACGGGCAAAACAAGATATTTGACGCGCAGTGAATATTCTGCACTCTACAAATTTTTAAAAGAAGAGAAAAAGAGAGCCAGAGAGAAAAAGAGAAAAGAAGAAAAAGAGTAG
- a CDS encoding transposase has product MNHKQHSTNGLNLLQKTEGFSQAQSAWRFYNNEHVDIESLNEPMLTRGIKTINKSSDEYILVAHDWSLINYKNHTAKTDCIRKRRSNVNNASSRGYELQSSLAIESSSGKPILPLVQNLKTQDKVLSSYNPTMKSHLTHLGELTQRIAYINQSLNIQKKIVHVIDREADSAGFFRGLQKEDLYIVRALDNVKVRYEDEDITQKELSKKMDKGKYVKTIQYQNKKVKIYVNTVDILITRDSYQKTDTPQGKTIKQKVKGKPIKNRFIVQRLIDEKNNTVATWLLLSNLPKDVDITRIGLWYYYRWNIETYFKLLKSSGFNLEKWQQESAQAIFKRLFVASYACLLVWEIEHTNSKNMLAIRKFLVRLSGRLVARKKISTSPALLAGLWNFFSAMDMLELYDIEELHSIKKELNDFMQMEF; this is encoded by the coding sequence ATGAATCATAAACAACACAGTACCAATGGATTAAACCTGCTACAAAAGACTGAAGGATTTTCACAAGCACAAAGTGCTTGGAGATTTTACAATAATGAGCATGTAGATATAGAGTCACTCAATGAGCCAATGCTTACAAGAGGGATTAAAACTATTAATAAAAGCAGTGATGAATATATACTTGTAGCCCATGACTGGTCACTCATAAATTATAAAAACCATACGGCAAAAACAGATTGTATACGAAAACGCAGAAGCAATGTAAATAATGCTTCATCAAGAGGATATGAGTTGCAAAGTTCCCTTGCAATTGAGAGCAGCAGCGGCAAACCAATCCTTCCCTTGGTACAGAACCTAAAGACACAAGATAAAGTGCTCTCAAGCTATAATCCTACAATGAAGAGTCATCTTACCCATCTCGGTGAATTAACACAAAGAATAGCTTATATCAATCAATCCCTCAACATACAAAAGAAAATTGTACATGTAATTGACAGAGAAGCAGACAGTGCGGGGTTTTTCAGAGGACTGCAAAAAGAGGATTTATATATAGTACGAGCATTAGACAATGTCAAAGTCAGGTATGAAGATGAAGATATTACCCAAAAAGAGTTGTCCAAAAAAATGGATAAAGGCAAATATGTAAAAACTATACAGTATCAAAATAAAAAAGTAAAAATTTATGTTAATACGGTAGATATACTTATAACAAGAGACAGCTATCAAAAGACAGATACGCCACAAGGTAAAACAATAAAACAAAAAGTAAAAGGCAAGCCAATAAAAAACAGATTTATAGTCCAAAGACTCATAGATGAGAAGAACAATACAGTTGCTACCTGGCTTCTGTTAAGCAATCTTCCAAAAGATGTTGATATAACAAGGATAGGATTGTGGTATTATTACAGATGGAATATAGAAACGTATTTTAAACTGTTAAAAAGCTCAGGGTTTAATTTGGAAAAATGGCAGCAAGAGAGTGCACAGGCTATATTTAAACGCTTGTTTGTTGCCTCTTATGCCTGTTTGCTTGTATGGGAAATTGAACATACAAATAGTAAAAACATGCTGGCAATTAGAAAGTTTTTAGTTCGATTAAGCGGGAGATTGGTAGCAAGAAAGAAGATATCTACCTCTCCGGCTCTGTTAGCAGGTTTATGGAACTTCTTCTCTGCTATGGATATGCTTGAACTTTATGATATTGAAGAACTCCATAGCATTAAAAAAGAACTCAATGACTTTATGCAGATGGAGTTTTAA
- a CDS encoding MoaD/ThiS family protein — MVRVEFLGPIQKEALELEIANLNELAAILQKDEEVKEWLDNCAVAVNDNLVTSLECELKNGDKISLLPPVCGG; from the coding sequence TTGGTAAGAGTAGAATTTTTAGGACCGATACAAAAAGAGGCGTTGGAATTAGAAATAGCCAATCTCAATGAACTGGCAGCAATTTTGCAAAAAGACGAAGAGGTAAAAGAGTGGCTTGACAATTGTGCGGTGGCAGTGAATGACAATCTTGTGACCTCTTTGGAGTGTGAGCTTAAAAACGGAGATAAAATCTCTTTGCTTCCTCCTGTTTGCGGAGGCTGA
- a CDS encoding molybdopterin molybdotransferase MoeA, giving the protein MSITGTDFISFETSQNMLELLQVNNHRYERVPLSDALGRVLAEDIVAEFNDPQFPTASMDGYAVRHEDLQNGMLAVLGDNPAGHDEIRVLSAGESIKTFTGSMMPQGSDTLIQIENVSYSDGKIIINEPVEKGNAVRPVGEGYGAGDVLIQKGTKIGFAQIGVMAGLNQVMVKVALRPRVAVIATGSEILDLGENSDNPAQIRSSNNYTLAALFESAGAEVIQLGTAPDDRDTIMKTFENALESADILVSTGGVSVGDYDFVKDIIPRLGAEVVYKGVGIKPGRHIMVAQRGHKFILALPGFAYSSTVTAILYALPLIAKMLGKKVPYKTVAAKLQEDFTKRSRFTEFTACNIVVEDGEYFVNFKGKKVGSSAILTNMLHESALMITGEDDKFLEAGTSVNVILLDTF; this is encoded by the coding sequence ATGAGTATAACAGGAACTGATTTTATCTCTTTTGAGACAAGCCAAAATATGCTGGAGCTTTTACAGGTAAACAACCACAGGTATGAAAGAGTGCCTTTAAGCGATGCGTTAGGCCGTGTGTTGGCAGAGGACATTGTGGCCGAATTTAATGATCCGCAGTTTCCTACCGCTTCCATGGACGGGTATGCGGTGCGTCATGAAGATTTGCAAAACGGCATGCTGGCTGTTCTCGGTGACAACCCTGCGGGACATGATGAGATACGGGTACTGTCTGCAGGGGAATCTATTAAAACATTTACAGGTTCGATGATGCCGCAGGGAAGTGATACGCTGATTCAGATAGAGAATGTCAGCTACAGTGACGGCAAGATAATTATCAATGAACCGGTTGAAAAAGGCAATGCGGTGCGTCCGGTCGGTGAAGGATACGGAGCAGGGGATGTGCTTATTCAAAAAGGCACAAAAATAGGTTTTGCCCAAATCGGTGTAATGGCCGGACTCAATCAGGTGATGGTAAAAGTAGCCCTTCGCCCCCGTGTCGCAGTTATCGCAACCGGAAGCGAGATACTCGATCTGGGCGAAAATTCTGATAACCCTGCCCAGATAAGAAGTTCAAACAATTATACGCTTGCAGCACTTTTTGAGTCGGCCGGTGCAGAGGTCATACAGCTTGGAACTGCTCCCGATGACAGAGATACTATTATGAAAACGTTTGAGAATGCTTTGGAGTCTGCAGATATTTTGGTGAGTACCGGCGGAGTGAGTGTCGGTGATTATGACTTTGTAAAAGACATTATTCCCCGTTTGGGTGCAGAAGTGGTCTATAAAGGTGTCGGCATCAAGCCAGGGCGCCATATTATGGTTGCGCAGCGCGGGCACAAGTTTATTCTGGCGTTGCCGGGATTTGCCTACTCTTCAACAGTTACAGCGATTTTGTATGCACTGCCGCTGATTGCAAAAATGCTTGGCAAAAAAGTTCCGTATAAAACTGTTGCTGCAAAACTGCAGGAAGATTTTACAAAACGAAGCCGGTTTACAGAGTTTACCGCATGCAATATTGTGGTAGAGGATGGTGAGTATTTTGTGAATTTCAAAGGAAAGAAAGTAGGAAGTTCTGCCATTTTGACAAATATGCTTCATGAGAGTGCATTAATGATTACAGGCGAAGATGACAAGTTCCTGGAAGCGGGAACATCTGTGAATGTTATTTTACTGGATACTTTTTAA